A stretch of the Elephas maximus indicus isolate mEleMax1 chromosome 3, mEleMax1 primary haplotype, whole genome shotgun sequence genome encodes the following:
- the ACTL9 gene encoding actin-like protein 9 yields the protein MDTNHSKPEDPQSSPEVPRPGLSPSSILENTTLPQEPPDMVGDRPPPKTGAVVIDMGTGTCKVGFAGQARPTYTVATVVGCQAKKPTTGGQLGLETFIGEAARVRPELTLVQPMRNGIVVDWDAAELIWRHLLEHDLGVAPQDHPLLFSDPPFSPATNREKLVEVAFEALRSPAMYVASQSVLSVYAHGRVSGLVVDTGHGVTYTVPVFQGNNLPHATERLDLAGIHLTAFLAEVLRGSGLALGQQDLETVESIKHRYCYVASDFLKEQARPEQECRQVLKLPDGRTVTLGKELFQCPELLFSPPEIPGLSPVGVPTMAKQSLRKVALEVRADVAQNVLLCGGSSLFPGFEGRFRAELLRSLPPEAHVVVAAQPMRNFSVWIGGSILASLRAFQSCWVLREQYEEQGPYIVYRKCY from the coding sequence ATGGACACAAATCACTCAAAGCCCGAGGATCCTCAGTCCTCCCCAGAGGTCCCCAGACCTGGCCTGAGCCCGAGCTCAATCCTGGAGAACACTACCCTGCCGCAGGAACCCCCAGACATGGTGGGGGACAGACCTCCACCCAAGACAGGCGCAGTGGTCATCGACATGGGCACAGGCACCTGTAAGGTGGGCTTCGCAGGGCAAGCCCGGCCTACCTATACCGTGGCCACCGTCGTGGGCTGCCAGGCCAAGAAGCCCACCACCGGAGGGCAGCTGGGGCTGGAGACTTTCATCGGGGAGGCTGCCCGCGTGCGCCCAGAGCTGACACTGGTGCAACCCATGCGCAACGGCATCGTGGTGGACTGGGACGCGGCCGAACTGATCTGGCGCCACCTGCTAGAGCACGACCTGGGCGTGGCCCCCCAGGATCACCCGCTGCTGTTCTCTGACCCGCCCTTCAGCCCGGCCACCAACCGCGAGAAACTGGTGGAAGTGGCGTTCGAGGCGCTGCGCTCTCCCGCCATGTACGTGGCCTCTCAGTCTGTGCTGTCAGTCTACGCGCACGGGCGCGTCAGCGGGCTGGTGGTGGACACCGGCCACGGGGTCACCTACACGGTGCCGGTCTTCCAGGGCAACAACCTGCCGCACGCCACCGAGCGCCTGGACCTGGCGGGCATCCACCTGACGGCCTTCCTGGCGGAGGTGCTGCGCGGCTCGGGCCTGGCGCTAGGCCAGCAGGACCTGGAGACGGTGGAGAGCATCAAGCACCGCTACTGCTACGTGGCGTCTGACTTCCTCAAGGAGCAGGCGCGGCCGGAGCAGGAGTGTCGCCAGGTGCTGAAGCTGCCTGACGGCAGGACGGTCACGCTGGGCAAGGAGCTCTTCCAGTGCCCGGAGCTGCTCTTCAGCCCCCCCGAGATCCCCGGGCTGTCGCCCGTGGGCGTCCCCACCATGGCCAAGCAGAGCTTGCGCAAGGTGGCCCTGGAGGTGCGCGCCGACGTGGCCCAGAACGTGCTGTTGTGCGGGGGTTCTTCGCTCTTCCCTGGGTTCGAGGGCCGCTTTCGGGCGGAGTTGCTGCGCTCGCTGCCCCCGGAGGCCCACGTGGTGGTGGCGGCGCAGCCCATGCGGAACTTCTCGGTGTGGATCGGTGGCTCCATCCTGGCCTCGCTGCGCGCCTTTCAGTCCTGCTGGGTCCTTCGGGAGCAGTACGAGGAGCAGGGGCCCTACATCGTGTACCGCAAGTGCTACTGA